One Microbacterium keratanolyticum DNA window includes the following coding sequences:
- the ppgK gene encoding polyphosphate--glucose phosphotransferase: MAKAIGVDIGGTGIKAGIVDLDRGILDSERVRVPTPKGASPADVLVAVKTVLTELGVSDSDLPLGVAFPAIVKYGKTLSAANVSQDWIGFEAERFFENGLGRSIHFVNDADAAGVAEVRHGAARGARGLTILTTLGTGIGSAFLYDGVLLPNTELGHLDYEGRAIEKVAAYSAMDRENLSWTEWSERLQVFYKHVEFLFSPDLFVVGGGVSKHPENFLPLLKLNTPIVAAVHRNSSGIIGAASLAGD; this comes from the coding sequence ATGGCAAAAGCGATCGGCGTAGACATTGGCGGAACCGGCATCAAGGCGGGCATCGTCGATCTCGACCGCGGCATTCTCGATTCCGAGCGTGTGCGCGTTCCCACCCCCAAGGGCGCATCGCCCGCAGACGTGCTCGTCGCGGTGAAGACCGTGCTCACCGAACTCGGCGTGAGCGACTCGGATCTGCCCCTCGGCGTCGCCTTCCCGGCGATCGTGAAGTACGGCAAGACGCTGTCGGCGGCGAACGTGTCGCAGGACTGGATCGGCTTCGAGGCGGAGCGCTTCTTCGAGAACGGTCTGGGCCGCAGCATCCACTTCGTCAACGATGCGGATGCTGCCGGTGTCGCCGAGGTGCGCCACGGCGCCGCACGCGGCGCACGGGGCCTCACGATTCTCACGACTCTCGGCACCGGCATCGGCTCGGCATTTCTCTATGACGGCGTCCTGCTGCCCAACACCGAGCTCGGCCACCTGGACTACGAGGGCCGGGCGATCGAAAAGGTCGCCGCTTACTCCGCCATGGACCGCGAGAATCTCAGCTGGACGGAATGGTCCGAGCGGCTCCAGGTGTTCTACAAGCATGTCGAGTTCCTGTTCAGCCCCGACCTCTTCGTCGTCGGCGGCGGAGTCTCGAAGCACCCCGAGAACTTCCTGCCCCTGCTGAAGCTGAACACGCCGATCGTCGCCGCCGTGCACCGTAACTCGTCCGGCATCATCGGGGCGGCATCCCTCGCCGGGGACTGA
- a CDS encoding SPOR domain-containing protein, with amino-acid sequence MSDDKKYWYNLTTGEVEFGLESPAVDRAGPFATAEEAARAPEVIRERSRAWAEDEAQSDNWGSTESDKA; translated from the coding sequence GTGTCAGACGACAAGAAGTACTGGTACAACCTGACCACCGGCGAGGTCGAGTTCGGCCTGGAATCGCCCGCGGTCGATCGCGCAGGACCCTTCGCCACGGCAGAAGAGGCAGCGCGCGCCCCCGAGGTCATCCGGGAACGCTCGCGTGCCTGGGCCGAAGACGAAGCACAGTCCGACAACTGGGGCTCTACCGAAAGCGACAAGGCCTGA
- a CDS encoding class I SAM-dependent methyltransferase produces MQTTNQAASAYRNLAAVVYELDKPVGRSFGDIELYTELLKDTSGLIFEPAAGNGRMLISLASKGHAVQGTEPSADMRRLCERAATAAGVHAPIGAGLFSDINAVEAFEAVIIPAGSLQLVTSPQEVRDTLERVHRALLPGGRLIFDLDSLRGLFETSPSARSWAIDDGLITLSELVESVSPADQVRTSQLRYERWVDGTLTEAQLEHFVLRFWGHHEMSTLLELCGFTDVQLHGDYQHGTAITAETTVATIVATK; encoded by the coding sequence GTGCAGACGACGAATCAAGCCGCCAGTGCCTACCGCAACCTCGCCGCAGTCGTCTACGAACTCGACAAGCCGGTCGGGCGTTCCTTCGGAGACATCGAGTTGTACACGGAGTTGCTGAAAGACACCTCAGGGCTGATCTTCGAGCCGGCAGCAGGCAACGGTCGCATGCTGATCTCTCTTGCCAGCAAAGGTCATGCCGTGCAAGGCACCGAGCCGTCTGCCGACATGCGACGACTCTGTGAGCGGGCCGCGACAGCCGCGGGTGTGCACGCGCCGATCGGCGCAGGGTTGTTTAGCGACATCAATGCCGTCGAGGCCTTTGAAGCAGTCATCATCCCGGCCGGATCGCTGCAGCTGGTGACGTCCCCGCAAGAAGTCCGAGACACCTTAGAGCGTGTCCATCGCGCACTCCTGCCCGGCGGGCGACTCATCTTCGACCTCGACTCGCTCCGCGGACTCTTCGAAACCTCACCCAGTGCACGTTCCTGGGCAATCGACGACGGGCTGATCACACTCAGCGAGCTCGTCGAAAGCGTTTCCCCTGCTGACCAAGTGCGAACATCGCAGCTACGATACGAGCGATGGGTCGACGGCACCCTCACCGAAGCGCAGCTGGAGCACTTCGTGCTCAGATTCTGGGGCCACCACGAGATGAGCACGCTCCTGGAGCTCTGCGGCTTCACCGACGTGCAACTGCACGGCGACTACCAGCATGGAACAGCGATCACCGCAGAGACGACCGTCGCGACCATCGTAGCCACCAAGTAG
- a CDS encoding glutamine synthetase family protein, with protein sequence MDKQRDFVLRTIEERGVKFVRLWFTDVIGTLKSVAIAPAEVEGAFAEGIGFDGSAIQGMTRSFESDLLAQPDPTTFQTLPWRGEIDPTGRMFCDLTTPDGQPAVADPRHVLKRTLAKAADAGFTFYTHPEIEFYLLKSSQYGPDGPVPVDSAGYFDNVPGGTAHDFRRRSVRMLEDLGISVEYSHHEGGPGQNEIDLRYADALTTADNIMTFRTVIKEVAIEQGVYATFMPKPLSDHPGSGMHTHMSLFEGDVNAFYEEGAKYQLSKTGRSFIAGLLRHANEIAAVTNQFVNSYKRLWGGDEAPSFVTWGHNNRSALVRVPMYKPNKGQSTRVEYRALDSAANPYLAYALMLAAGLKGIEEGYELPPEAEDNVWSLSDAERRALGYAALPASLDHALEFMEGSELVAETLGEQVFNYVLLNKRREWEAYRGQVTPFELKSNLELL encoded by the coding sequence ATGGATAAGCAGCGCGACTTCGTCCTTCGGACGATCGAAGAACGCGGCGTCAAGTTCGTACGTCTCTGGTTCACCGACGTCATCGGCACACTCAAGTCCGTCGCGATCGCGCCGGCTGAGGTCGAAGGCGCGTTCGCGGAGGGCATCGGCTTCGATGGCTCGGCGATCCAGGGCATGACGCGCTCGTTCGAATCGGACCTGCTCGCGCAGCCGGATCCCACGACCTTCCAGACGCTCCCGTGGCGTGGTGAGATCGATCCGACCGGGCGCATGTTCTGCGACCTGACGACGCCCGACGGGCAGCCGGCGGTCGCTGACCCCCGCCACGTGCTCAAGCGCACACTGGCGAAGGCGGCGGACGCTGGCTTCACGTTCTACACCCACCCGGAGATCGAGTTCTACCTGCTGAAGTCGTCCCAGTACGGTCCGGACGGCCCGGTGCCCGTCGACTCCGCGGGATACTTCGACAACGTGCCCGGCGGCACAGCGCATGACTTCCGCCGCCGTTCCGTGCGGATGCTGGAAGACCTCGGCATCTCGGTCGAGTACAGCCACCACGAGGGTGGCCCCGGCCAGAACGAGATCGACCTGCGTTACGCAGACGCGCTCACGACGGCCGACAACATCATGACGTTCCGCACCGTGATCAAGGAGGTCGCGATCGAGCAGGGCGTGTACGCGACGTTCATGCCCAAGCCGCTCAGTGACCACCCGGGCAGTGGCATGCACACCCACATGTCGCTGTTCGAGGGCGACGTCAACGCGTTCTACGAAGAGGGTGCGAAGTACCAGCTGTCCAAGACCGGGCGCTCGTTCATCGCGGGGCTGCTGCGTCACGCGAACGAGATCGCCGCCGTGACGAACCAGTTCGTCAACTCGTACAAGCGTCTCTGGGGTGGCGACGAGGCACCGAGCTTCGTCACGTGGGGGCACAACAACCGGTCCGCACTCGTGCGTGTACCGATGTACAAGCCGAACAAGGGGCAGTCGACGCGCGTCGAGTACCGCGCCCTGGATTCCGCCGCCAATCCCTACCTCGCGTACGCGTTGATGCTCGCCGCCGGTCTCAAGGGCATCGAAGAGGGCTATGAGCTTCCGCCCGAGGCGGAAGACAACGTCTGGTCGCTGAGCGATGCGGAACGTCGTGCCCTCGGCTATGCCGCGCTGCCAGCGAGCCTGGATCATGCTCTGGAGTTCATGGAGGGCTCGGAGCTCGTGGCAGAGACGCTGGGGGAGCAGGTGTTCAACTACGTCCTGCTGAACAAGCGTCGTGAGTGGGAGGCGTACCGCGGACAGGTCACGCCGTTCGAACTGAAGAGCAACCTCGAGTTGCTCTGA